Proteins found in one Poecilia reticulata strain Guanapo linkage group LG15, Guppy_female_1.0+MT, whole genome shotgun sequence genomic segment:
- the LOC103476502 gene encoding protein FAM161A, which translates to MRLEELKSAHLRNMADLERMYISQGQDRHGGREDDDVLGRGRNGEEKQMFRKGNGTLFGSGPTRRLQRINSQEELDFRDTSSGSDQSELSGEDFLGELNWTSNQQQTLQRKMMHSPEHMMAKKSFRFQPKASCPKPQGRLSHQTSARAQSGSKVTIPKPFQMMLREEERKRHRVRTRSEVELENTLLRRELEELRECQKKFRASPAPAHIHLPLYEVINRRPRGGCNNNSSPGRSQEPFQFLERERKKREARIAAELGNFGRREERQGFKATPLPSSVYRSRCAKSPSRHQLQTVFMMEREATEGQSDPSSDPEQEPQQSDGSLDFSRSQRCSLSKSVKKQIELSIEMKERK; encoded by the exons ATGaggctggaggagctgaagagcGCCCACCTGAGGAACATGGCCGACCTGGAGAGGATGTACATCAGCCAGGGGCAGGACAGACATGGAGGAAGGGAGGATGACGACGTTCTGGGGAGAGGGAGAAACGGAGAGGAGAAGCAAATGTTCCG GAAGGGTAATGGCACCCTCTTTGGCAGCGGCCCCACCAGGAGGCTGCAGAGAATTAATTCCCAGGAGGAGCTGGACTTTCGTGACACATCCAGTGGCTCGGACCAATCAGAACTCAGCGGAGAGGATTTCCTAGGAGAACTGAACTGGACTTCCAACCAGCAGCAAACCCTTCAGAG AAAAATGATGCATAGTCCCGAACACATGATGGCAAAGAAGAGCTTCAGGTTTCAGCCGAAAGCCTCTTGTCCCAAACCACAGGGAAGATTGTCCCATCAAACGAGTGCCAGAGCTCAGTCCGGCTCCAAAGTTACCATCCCCAAACCCTTCCAGATGATGCtgagagaagaggagaggaagaggcaCAGGGTGCGGACACGTTCCGAGGTCGAGCTGGAGAACACGCTGCTGAGGcgagagctggaggagctgagagaaTGCCAGAAGAAGTTCAGAGCTTCGCCTGCACCGGCTCACATCCACCTGCCTCTCTACGAGGTCATCAACCGTCGCCCCAGAGGCGgctgcaacaacaacagcagcccTGGAAGGAGCCAGGAGCCTTTCCAATTCTTGGAAAGGGAGAGGAAAAAGAGGGAAGCCAGGATAGCTGCAGAGCTGGGAAACTTTGGTCGGAGAGAGGAGAGACAGGGCTTCAAGGCTACGCCGCTGCCGAGCTCAGTGTACCGCAGCAGATGTGCCAAGAGCCCAAGCCGCCACCAACTTCAAACTGTCTTCATGATGGAAAGAGAAGCCACAGAGGGCCAAAGTGATCCGAGCTCCGACCCGGAGCAAGAACCCCAGCAGTCTGACGGCTCCCTAGACTTCAGCCGGTCGCAGAGATGTTCATTATCCAAGTCAGTGAAGAAGCAGATAGAGCTGTCTATTGAGATGAAGGAGAGGAAGTAG